In Aspergillus fumigatus Af293 chromosome 6, whole genome shotgun sequence, the genomic window AAAGGAGCATTGTGACCCATCTTCTGGGGGCCGGGGCCAACCCTTATATCCCCAACAACCTTGGAGTGACTCCGATACAAAAGGCTGTGGAACTCGTGTCACCGACCATGAGCTGGGATCATGGACATCATATTGACAAGATGCTGACAGCCAAGGCCGCCGGTCTCACATCGGAGAAGCGAACATCTCTGTTCAAGCTCTGCCTCACAAATTCAAGCAACGCTTGGGCTGACGTTAACAGTCACCTCAACGCACTGTTCAGGAGTTTTCTAGGCAATGATGCTGATCCGGATGTGACGGTCGGACCGAACTCTCAGCGTCTACTGACGTACTTCTTGCACTATTGCTATAAGACTCGCTCTACTTCCCAGAAATGTGACACCCGGCTTGCCACCTTGATATGTAAGAAATTAGATGTCGCGAGAGTCAACAGCAGAGGCGAGACATGTGTCCATCAGCTTATCAGATTCGTGGGTGCTTGGTACTATGATCCTTCAATTTACGAATTACTCCAGATCGTGGTGGAAAGGGGAGCGGATGTCAATCACCTCAACACGGCTCAACAATCACCTCTGATGCTGCTCTTGGAGAAAAGGCAGCTTGTAGACGATGTCTACACGGTGCTGGCATTCCTTCTCAGCCGCGGAGCAAATCCATTGATCCCCGATGCGGCCGGGAATTTTCCCATATATGTGGCCATTCGAAACAATCCCTGGCTGGGATCCAAGCTTGCGAAAATGATCCTTCACGTTGACAATGGATTAGACACGACTTTCCCCTGGCGGTTTACCTGGTGGCAATCGTGGATGCAGGCTATCACCTCGGAGGATTGGGGCACGTCGGTAACGATGCTTCAGCAGACCGGCCACTCACCACCCCGAGACATCCAGGCCCTACTGTACCGACTGGCGTTGGCAGTTCTCGCCGAAAAACACCTGCGTCGAGCAAAAGACTGGTATGAGAACAGTGAGAAAAGTCCTGAGCAACAAGACCAACACCGGACCACTGTGCGAAATATACTCCTGAAGAGCCCGTGGCTGGATATTGATACAGATTGGTTCCTATACCTGCTGAAATTGTGAGGTTGCAAGATACTCATTGCTGTTGATATAAACGACCTTGGTCTTTTTCATGTTCTATTAGACTCGGTCTGCAATCTTACGTCTATAAAATGCTTCGTGATCGTTTGAGGAAGACCCCGGGGTAGGATGGACTCGTACTGTAAAGTAGACCACGTTGAGCATTTATATCCCGTTTACAGGGGATGTGGTTAGATACTCGGTTAGGACCGGGCCACTATCTGGACTTCTTTCCGACCTGCAACT contains:
- a CDS encoding ankyrin repeat protein — translated: MTMILQHHPSAITQIRGENPVDILDLGQHAHKCSTSRHSQTTHLVSFAPSTTVAYPTSLLGPHASGHPEIGEPLSVIDQTFANFFSNLEEELAYTKLHQAVLNEQVDEVKALLSRGTPIDVPDRKGNLPVHYTAGHQDEKIAKFLLGYRVGKIEPLVKQDLARLTLDHRNTDGNTPMHLAISARSLNYDHQRSIVTHLLGAGANPYIPNNLGVTPIQKAVELVSPTMSWDHGHHIDKMLTAKAAGLTSEKRTSLFKLCLTNSSNAWADVNSHLNALFRSFLGNDADPDVTVGPNSQRLLTYFLHYCYKTRSTSQKCDTRLATLICKKLDVARVNSRGETCVHQLIRFVGAWYYDPSIYELLQIVVERGADVNHLNTAQQSPLMLLLEKRQLVDDVYTVLAFLLSRGANPLIPDAAGNFPIYVAIRNNPWLGSKLAKMILHVDNGLDTTFPWRFTWWQSWMQAITSEDWGTSVTMLQQTGHSPPRDIQALLYRLALAVLAEKHLRRAKDWYENSEKSPEQQDQHRTTVRNILLKSPWLDIDTDWFLYLLKL